From the Paenibacillus sp. MMS20-IR301 genome, the window AGTGCGGCGATGCTTGACCTGCTGCAGGTCGTGCAGCCGGAAGCTGCTTTTCAGACCCCGCTCTATCCGGGGGTCTATCTGGATGATCTGCTGCTGCCAAGGCAGCGGAAGCTGCGGATTGCCTACACTACGGCTTCGCCGGTCGGGACACCGGTATCCGAAGAAGCTGTACAAGCTGTGCTTAAGACGGTAAAGTGGCTGGAATCTGAAGGCTACGCAGTCGAGGAGAAGCTGAGCCCGGTGAACGGAGTGCGGCTGATGGAGAACTATTACACGATGAATGCCGGCGAGGTATCGGCGATGTTCCTGTCGCTGGAGAGCGGAATGGGCCGCAAGATTGCGGCCAGTGAAGTGGATATTGTCACCTGGGTGCTGGCTGAAGCGGGCAAGCAGGTGTCCGCAGCTGAATTCGTGCACAGCCTGCACGAATGGGATGTCGCCGCCGCCCAGATGGCGGCGCTGATGGAGCGGTTCGATCTGTATATCACACCGGCGAATGCGGATTCCGCGCCGAAGGTCGGGGAGCTGACTCAGACACCGGATGAGATTAAGCAGCTGCTGGAGGTCAGCAGCCTGTCCAAGGAAGGGCAGCGGCGGATGATCTACGAGATGTTCGAGCCGAGCCTGACCTACACACCGTTCACCCAGCTGGCCAATCTGACCGGTCAACCCGCCATGAGCGTTCCGGTCCATCTGACAGCGGAAGGCTTGCCAATCGGCGTTCAGGTCATGGCCTCCAAAGGCCGCGAGGATCTGCTGCTCCAGCTCGCTGCCTGCCTGGAACAATCACCGCTGTGGGTAGGCATGCAGGGTAATCCGCTGTTTGCTTAACAGACTTCACATTGGCTGAAATGTGTATTAATTCAGTACTGTACGATCCGCTGTCTGCCGGGTGCGAGGCTCGTTTTGTAAAATGCGCACGGCAGCCGGCTGCTGACTAATAAGTGGAAAAATGACACTTAATCGCTGCAAATGTCAGAGAATGAAGATATTAGTTGGATAAATTACACTTAATTCCATACATATCGGATAAAACAGGCAACTTGGGCGAAATTAAGTGTCATAAATCCATTTATTTCCGGATCAGCTGCTGGAGCAGATAAATTAGGTGTCATTAATCCACTTAACCCAGGCTCCGCAGCAGGTACGGATCAGCTGTGTGTGCGATCTAGCTGCAGATGCACCTTTTTTCAGCGTATACACTGATTAGCTTAACCGCTGCTTTAGTACACATGATTACTATGAATTATATATGCTGAACTTAAGAATGATGGCCAGCCGATGAACGCCCCCTTACAGGGCAAGGAATTCGTTCATGCAGCAGGTTATTATCAATAATGGAGCTGTCCCGGCAGAATTACTGTACCCGCTACACTACCAGCATCAGACAATAATCTACTGTAAGCGCCAATGCACACAGCAAGCCTCATCAACAGTCTCTCTGCCGGTACACCTGCTCCTATAAAGTAAATACCGCCGCCGCACCATCATCTGGCGTCGATTTTCCCCAGCACATATCTGCTTTTCCCGTTCTCCGTAATCTTGTTAACCGTAGCTATAACCCATCCATACCCTGCTTCATCACTGCTATCCGGATTATACATGCTCCCTTGCACTTTATACTGATTGGCTGCGGTCTGATAGACACTATGCACTTTGACATATACCGGGGCTTCGCCGTCTGCTCCAGTGAATACATAACCTTTACCGTTATACTGATATTCACCAACCGTTGCATGCTTCGTGAACGGAAGATTGAAATATTTCCGGATCGAGGCTGACACCGTTTCCCGGGAAATAAACAGCTTGCCTCCCTTGGTGTCAGAGACAGCAGACTTATAATTATTAATATAATTATGCCAAATGCCGAACCGGATCAGGTCTGCGGGCTTCAGCGCAGCGCTGTCGAGTTTGTACAATCCGAGCTCAGTAAAATTACTGAGGAACAAACCGAGCTTTGCCCGCTCTGCTTCGCTTAGATTTACTTTTTTGTATAATGTGTAGCTTCCCGGCAGGAATGAATATTCACCGATTTCTTCACCTGTCCAGCTTAGGCTAATCCTTCCCTTGTTCAGCACAATCTTCAGAACACCATTGTTATACTCATCCTTGTACTTCAGCGTGGCTACACCCGATGCATTAAACGTAACTGTGCCCTCAACCAGACTGCTGCGAAGTCTGCCGATTGTGGCATCAAAGTTCTCTTTCGTGGACATCAGAGCATGGAAATAGGTGCTAGAAGCTTCAACATAGGCTGTCTGCCCTTTAACCTGACTGATGCTTAAGTCAATATTGCGGGTTGCATAATCACTGGTATACCCGGAGTCCTCCCAGACTCCAGCGTAAGTAGCACTCAGCGGACTCGCGGCCTGCGCGGGTGTTAATAAGAATAAGCATACAACAACTGCAAGTAACGCTGCGCACAATCCTGCTGACCGCGGACCCTGCAATGTATTTTTCATAAACTGGTTCATATCCCGCTTCCTCTCCTCAATATTTAGCTACAGGTCATCAAAAAAATGGCGGCGCAGGCGGATCCTTAAACGGATTCTCAATGATTACATTTAGAATGATCTGCACTAATATTCCGCTGGCCAGATAGACAAGAAAATGTCTGATAACACGCTTCCCGTCCTGTCCGCCATTCTTCGCCAGCCAGTACTTCTCCGCGAAAAAGAAACCCATTAACAAATTAATGATCATGATTACCAGGCAGATAAAGAATTGCGGCAGACCAGTCAAGAATCCGTTTGAATAAAAGTCAGCAAAAATAATATAAAACAATTGCGAAACTCCGGCAGGCAAAGCCGCAGCTCCGAGAATCACCGGAAGACTAATCAGGTATTTCTCCAGTCCTATCCCGCTGGTCCCCATCACTTCACCACCAGCCGCAGGCATCTCATATTGGAATAACCATAGCCCGCAGCCTCATAAAAGTGCAGCGCCCGCGCATTATCCGCATCCGCCAGCAGAGTGATCCGCAGAAATCCCTGCTCCTTGGCGTAAGCTACAATACTGTCCATGAAAAAGCGCCCGCTGCCCTGTCCCCGTTCCTCTGCAGCGATAATGAAATCCTCCAGCATGATTACCGGCCCGCCTTCGAAGGTGCTGAACGTAAATATCAGGTTCACCATACCAACTACCTTCACGCCGCGTTTAAGCAGCAGAAGCTGCCCGCGCTCCGGATGCTTCAGAATCAGCCGCAGTCCCGCCTCTTGCTTAGCCGTAGTATCCGCATTATCTGTCCCGGCAAAATCCCGCTCCAGCCCGAACAGCTCCTGCAGCAGCAGGCACATCGCTTCCAGCTCTTCTTCCCCCGCCTTGGTTATGGTCAGCATAGTCTCATCTCCGTTCTTATGTGGATGGGCTAAAGACCTTTGTTGATGCAGCCCGCGCCTTGCTGATTGCCCTCTTGCCTCATCATAAATGATTCTTGACGGTTTCTACTGTGACTTTTCCCTGTGCACTGGCAGGCACTGGCAGCTTGCTTCTCTATACCATAAGCCCCCGTCCAGAGCGGGCGGAGGCCGTTAATACTCTATAAATGCTAATGAATTCCGCAGCGCGTTACTTCATCCCGCCCGAACCCTGCGCAGCCTCAATAGCGGCAGCCAGCTCCTCATACGAGGCGCTTGGCAGCAGCTTACCGTTCACCATAAACTTCGGAGTTCCGTTCACCCCGTAATTTCCCGCCGTCTTGAAATCCTCTTTGACTGGAAGCATATACGTATGCTCCTGCAAATCCTGCGCGAAGCGTTCGTAATCAATGCCGCTGATGTTGTCCTTCACGAATTCAAGCATAAACTGCGGGGTAGCCCAAATCTTCGTCTCATCCCCCTGATGGTCATACAGCTTACTCATGAATTCCCAGAATTTATCGTTATCCTGGGCGAATACCGCTTCACCTGCACTGGCCGCCATAATCGAATCCCGGTCAATGAAGGCGAAGTTGATGAAGAACAGCTCCGCTTTACCCGTATCAATGAAGTCCTGTTTGAATTGCTCGAAGTAGGTTTCCTTCCATTTCTTGCAGGCCGGACACTTGAAATCTGCGAATTCAATCACCTTGGCTTTGGCTGTGCTGCTGCCCAGATGGGGCTGCTTCTCATACTTCAAGCCGTTAGCATCGAAGTCCCCGCGGATTTCCGTATAATTGGGCAGTCCGTCCAGTCCCCCTGCCGCCTGGGTCCGGGTCAGAAATGCGACGGATACGGCAAGTATTAGCATAATGAATATAATGACCGGGACTGCAAAACTGTAGCTTTTCTTAGCCTGATTAACCTTCATTTTAACCATCACTCTATTTCCCCCTAGATAAGATAGATACCGCTTGTTGATAGCGCTTTCCACTTTCCAGTCTGAATATAAGCTGCTCTGTGCCTCACCGTAAAGGTACACTTACGGCCGCTGCGTACCTTTCCCCTGTTCTGGCCGGCTGCAGGTGCACAGCAAAGAGGCTTCCTCTCATGAATGAGAGAGGAAGCCCCGAAAGTTACGATTAATTAGAAGCCCAAAGCTCCATACGTTCCTTGTACTTCTGGTTGATGATTGTCTCCACTTCCTCATCCCCGGCCTTCTTCATGTCGGCCAGCATCTTGTCGAAGGTGGTGTTCGCGGCTTCTTCAGAGCCCGCAATAATGACTCTGGTGATGCTCTGGTCCATGATATCCTTAACCTTCTGGGCAGTCAGCGCTTCCGGTGTCCCGCCGTCCGGATTGAGGTTATCGAACTCCGCTGTATCCCAGACGGAATCCCCGAGGCTCTTGATCGCCAGCTCATCGCCTTCGCTGCGCTGGTATTTCACCGCCATATCATATGGCTGGCCGTTAGGGTCCAGGCCGTTCTTGATGAACCAGAGCCATTTGCGGACGCCGCTCTTTTTCACTGTATCATCCCAGTTATCCTTGAAGCTCTGCAGGAACGCCGGATCCGGCTGTCTCTTGCCTTCTGCCATAGTATATTGCTGGCCTTCCAGACCCCACAGCAGCAGGTGCTGTCCTTCGTCGCTGGCGAGGAAATTGAACAGCTTCATCGTTTCTTCCGGATGCTTGTTGTTCTTGGTAATCCCGATCGCATCCCAGCCAAGGGAGCTGCGC encodes:
- a CDS encoding thioredoxin domain-containing protein; this encodes MVKMKVNQAKKSYSFAVPVIIFIMLILAVSVAFLTRTQAAGGLDGLPNYTEIRGDFDANGLKYEKQPHLGSSTAKAKVIEFADFKCPACKKWKETYFEQFKQDFIDTGKAELFFINFAFIDRDSIMAASAGEAVFAQDNDKFWEFMSKLYDHQGDETKIWATPQFMLEFVKDNISGIDYERFAQDLQEHTYMLPVKEDFKTAGNYGVNGTPKFMVNGKLLPSASYEELAAAIEAAQGSGGMK
- a CDS encoding GNAT family N-acetyltransferase; protein product: MLTITKAGEEELEAMCLLLQELFGLERDFAGTDNADTTAKQEAGLRLILKHPERGQLLLLKRGVKVVGMVNLIFTFSTFEGGPVIMLEDFIIAAEERGQGSGRFFMDSIVAYAKEQGFLRITLLADADNARALHFYEAAGYGYSNMRCLRLVVK
- a CDS encoding amidase, with the protein product MTLSSYSTYDALGLAALVRAREVSPRELVETAFARLDEMNPLLNAVVHTRREAALKEADEILGGNGGSGIDSGDSARPFAGVPFLLKDISQALGGEPLTSGALLMKSNIAKRDSNYVARIRRGGFIPLGHTNTPEFGLKNITEPLLHGPARNPWNPAHSPGGSSGGAAAAVAAGIVPAAGASDGGGSIRIPASFTGLFGLKPTRGRTPVGPGAGRQWQGASIDFALTRTVRDSAAMLDLLQVVQPEAAFQTPLYPGVYLDDLLLPRQRKLRIAYTTASPVGTPVSEEAVQAVLKTVKWLESEGYAVEEKLSPVNGVRLMENYYTMNAGEVSAMFLSLESGMGRKIAASEVDIVTWVLAEAGKQVSAAEFVHSLHEWDVAAAQMAALMERFDLYITPANADSAPKVGELTQTPDEIKQLLEVSSLSKEGQRRMIYEMFEPSLTYTPFTQLANLTGQPAMSVPVHLTAEGLPIGVQVMASKGREDLLLQLAACLEQSPLWVGMQGNPLFA